One genomic segment of Rhizobium viscosum includes these proteins:
- a CDS encoding SDR family NAD(P)-dependent oxidoreductase, producing the protein MSQLLKGKTALVTGASRGIGRSIAERLAKEGATVALTYNASKSGAEEAVAAIEQAGGNAFALQADLVDAGSIPALFERLDAELAQRNGNKSFDILVNNAGNSGWGGLSDATPDRWNTMFAVHARAPFFVVQSALGRLSDGGRIINVSSGAGTRPMHVVPIYSMAKASINNLTHSLAMELGPRRITVNAVAPGWIRTDMNAAVRENADMVKAIEADTALGRFGETSDIAAVVAFLASAEGRWVTGQVIEASGGYKL; encoded by the coding sequence ATGTCGCAGTTGCTTAAGGGAAAAACCGCTCTCGTGACCGGAGCGTCGCGGGGCATCGGCCGCTCGATCGCCGAACGTCTTGCGAAGGAAGGCGCGACGGTGGCGCTGACCTACAATGCAAGTAAAAGCGGGGCCGAGGAGGCGGTCGCGGCTATCGAGCAGGCGGGCGGCAACGCGTTCGCACTCCAGGCGGACCTCGTCGATGCAGGGTCCATTCCGGCCCTGTTCGAGCGGCTTGACGCCGAACTTGCGCAGCGCAACGGAAACAAATCCTTCGACATTCTGGTCAACAATGCCGGGAATTCCGGCTGGGGTGGCCTCTCGGACGCGACGCCGGACAGATGGAACACGATGTTTGCGGTCCACGCCCGCGCGCCCTTTTTCGTCGTCCAGTCGGCACTGGGCCGTCTCTCCGACGGCGGACGCATCATCAACGTCTCGTCGGGCGCCGGCACACGGCCAATGCATGTGGTCCCCATCTACTCCATGGCCAAGGCAAGCATCAACAACCTGACCCATTCGCTCGCAATGGAGCTCGGCCCCCGCAGGATCACCGTGAATGCCGTGGCGCCGGGCTGGATCCGAACCGACATGAATGCCGCCGTTCGCGAGAATGCCGACATGGTGAAGGCGATCGAAGCTGACACCGCTTTAGGACGCTTCGGCGAAACCTCCGATATTGCCGCAGTGGTGGCCTTTCTGGCCTCCGCCGAAGGCCGCTGGGTAACCGGCCAGGTGATAGAAGCGAGCGGCGGCTACAAGCTCTGA
- a CDS encoding four-helix bundle copper-binding protein: MHHMSADMKACIDNCLGCYSECLSMAMNHCLELGGEHTKPAHFKLMMACAEICRTSAHFMLIGSEHHKHVCRECAEICARCADDCERIGDMQSCVEACRRCAESCSRMAA, encoded by the coding sequence ATGCACCATATGTCTGCCGACATGAAAGCCTGCATCGACAATTGCCTCGGCTGCTACAGCGAGTGCCTTTCGATGGCCATGAACCATTGCCTGGAACTGGGCGGCGAGCACACCAAGCCTGCGCATTTCAAGCTGATGATGGCCTGCGCGGAAATCTGCCGGACCTCGGCGCATTTCATGCTGATCGGCTCGGAGCATCACAAGCATGTCTGCCGCGAATGCGCCGAAATCTGCGCCCGATGCGCCGACGATTGCGAGCGGATCGGCGACATGCAGAGCTGCGTCGAGGCCTGCCGCCGCTGTGCCGAGAGCTGCAGCCGCATGGCTGCCTAG